One segment of Primulina tabacum isolate GXHZ01 chromosome 6, ASM2559414v2, whole genome shotgun sequence DNA contains the following:
- the LOC142549263 gene encoding LOW QUALITY PROTEIN: uncharacterized protein LOC142549263 (The sequence of the model RefSeq protein was modified relative to this genomic sequence to represent the inferred CDS: inserted 5 bases in 3 codons), producing the protein MSSGTVNFPAILVTVTCNPRRCVRTPLSGRERKDFSEQPXTQESTFPYEHSIGRLRVRRGSLLCLHTRLPFSESSAGPPTTSLRPEGFIAQKXPGRRLPKREAQRMSDAKPRTSLRSYWHTLPKKKEQTPLKTRVRYNKAISVHRPSHGAVRGRYCSYSSQPASXVSLPLQGMEVWMNRHQEFFFF; encoded by the exons ATGTCGTCGGGTACTGTTAACTTCCCCGCCATTCTTGTAACTGTCACCTGTAATCCGCGCAGGTGTGTCCGCACCCCCCTGAGTGGACGAGAAAGAAAGGATTTCTCGGAGCAACC GACCCAGGAGTCAACTTTCCCGTATGAGCATTCG ATAGGTCGTCTGAGGGTTCGCCGCGGTTCATTGCTGTGCTTACACACTAGGCTACCCTTTTCCGAAAGCTCCGCGGGACCACCTACCACTAGTCTTCGGCCGGAGGGGTTTATTGCACAAA CGCCGGGACGCAGGCTCCCGAAAAGGGAAGCCCAACGAATGTCAGATGCAAAGCCCCGCACCTCATTAAGATCATATTGGCATACtctcccaaaaaaaaaagagcaGACCCCATTGAAGACGAGAGTGAGGTACAACAAGGCCATTTCTGTCCACCGCCCTTCTCACGGAGCCGTACGTGGACGTTACTGCTCATACAGCTCCCAGCCAGCAAG AGTTAGCCTTCCTCTACAAGGAATGGAAGTGTGGATGAATCGACATCaagaattcttttttttttga
- the LOC142549262 gene encoding uncharacterized protein LOC142549262 — MKEAIRKVLESIYDPEFPDTSHFRSGRGCHSVLRRIKEEWGTSRWFLEFDIRKYFHTIDRHRLISIFKEEIDDPKFFYSIQKVFSDGRLVGGEKGPYSVPHSVLLSALPGNIYLHKLDQEIGRIRQKYEIPIVQRIRSVLLRTGRIDDQENSGEEASFNAPQDNRAIIVGRVKSIQRKAAFHSLVSSCHTPPTSTPRLRGDQKTPFIFPPSSALAALLNKPSSLLCAAFLIEAAVLTPKAEFYGTERCNNNWAMRDFFKSCKRKGLLIELGVEAILVIRSERGLTRKLAPLKTHYNIRICYARYADDLLLGIVGAVELLIEIQKRINHFLQSGLNLWVDSAGSTTIAARSTVEFLGTVIREVPPRTTPIQFLRELEKRLRVKHRIHITACHLRSAIHSKFRNLRNSIPIKQLTKGMSGTGSLLDAVQLAETLGTAGVRGPQVSVLWGTVKHIRQGSRGISLLHSSGRSKVPSDVQQAVSRSVTHARKLSLYTPAGRKAAGEGGGHWARSISSEFPIQMGAPIKKILRRLRDRGLISRRRPWPIHVACLTNVSDGDIVNWSAGIAISPLSYYRCRDNLYQVRTIVDHQIRWSAIFTPAHKHKCSARNIIPKYSKDSNIVNQKGGKTLAEFPNSIELGKLGSGQDPNNKEHSTTSLV; from the coding sequence ATGAAAGAGGCGATCAGAAAGGTACTCGAATCCATTTACGATCCCGAGTTTCCAGACACATCGCACTTCCGCTCGGGTCGAGGCTGCCACTCGGTCCTAAGACGGATCAAAGAAGAGTGGGGAACCTCTCGCTGGTTTTTGGAATTCGACATCAGGAAGTATTTTCACACCATCGACCGACATCGACTCATCTCAATCTTTAAGGAAGAGATCGACGATCCCAAGTTCTTTTACTCCATTCAAAAAGTCTTTTCCGACGGACGACTCGTAGGAGGTGAGAAGGGTCCTTACTCCGTCCCACACAGTGTATTATTATCGGCCCTACCAGGAAACATCTACCTACACAAGCTCGATCAGGAGATAGGGAGGATCCGACAGAAGTACGAAATTCCGATTGTTCAGAGAATTAGATCGGTTCTATTAAGGACAGGTCGTATTGATGACCAAGAAAACTCTGGAGAAGAAGCAAGCTTCAACGCTCCCCAAGACAACAGAGCCATCATTGTGGGGAGGGTAAAGAGCATCCAACGCAAAGCGGCCTTTCATTCCCTTGTTTCGTCGTGTCACACCCCCCCCACAAGCACCCCCCGGCTCAGGGGGGACCAGAAAACGCCTTTCATTTTCCCCCCTTCGTCGGCCCTTGCCGCCTTACTTAACAAACCCTCGAGCCTCCTTTGCGCCGCCTTCCTCATAGAAGCCGCCGTGTTGACCCCGAAGGCCGAATTCTATGGTACAGAACGCTGTAATAATAATTGGGCCATGAGAGACTTTTTTAAGTCTTGCAAAAGAAAGGGCCTGTTGATAGAACTGGGCGTGGAGGCGATACTAGTTATCAGGTCAGAGAGAGGCCTGACCCGTAAGCTGGCCCCCTTAAAAACCCATTACAACATAAGGATTTGTTACGCGCGATATGCCGACGACTTACTACTGGGAATCGTGGGTGCCGTAGAGCTTCTCATAGAAATACAAAAACGTATCAACCACTTCCTACAATCCGGCCTGAACCTTTGGGTAGACTCTGCAGGATCAACAACAATAGCTGCACGGAGTACGGTAGAATTCCTCGGTACGGTCATTCGGGAAGTCCCTCCGAGGACGACTCCCATACAATTCTTGCGAGAGCTGGAGAAGCGTCTACGGGTAAAGCACCGTATCCATATAACTGCTTGCCACCTACGCTCGGCCATCCATTCGAAGTTTAGGAACCTACGTAATAGTATCCCGATCAAACAGCTGACGAAGGGGATGAGCGGAACAGGGAGTCTACTGGACGCGGTTCAACTAGCAGAGACTCTTGGAACAGCTGGAGTAAGAGGTCCCCAAGTGAGCGTATTATGGGGGACCGTCAAGCACATCCGGCAAGGATCAAGGGGGATCTCGTTGTTGCATAGCTCAGGTCGGAGCAAGGTGCCATCGGACGTTCAACAGGCAGTCTCACGATCGGTCACTCATGCCCGGAAGTTGTCATTGTATACTCCCGCGGGTCGGAAGGCGGCGGGGGAAGGAGGGGGACACTGGGCGAGATCTATCAGCAGCGAATTCCCCATACAAATGGGGGCGCCTATCAAAAAGATACTCCGAAGGCTTCGGGATCGAGGTCTCATTAGCCGAAGAAGACCCTGGCCAATCCACGTGGCCTGCTTGACGAACGTCAGCGACGGAGACATCGTAAATTGGTCCGCGGGCATCGCGATAAGTCCTCTGTCCTACTACAGGTGCCGTGACAACCTTTACCAAGTCCGAACAATTGTCGACCACCAGATCCGCTGGTCTGCAATATTCACCCCGGCCCACAAGCACAAATGCTCGGCGCGGAATATAATCCCAAAGTACTCCAAAGACTCAAATATAGTCAATCAAAAAGGCGGTAAGACCCTTGCAGAATTCCCCAACAGCATAGAGCTTGGGAAGCTCGGATCCGGTCAAGATCCGAACAACAAGGAGCACTCAACTACTAGTCTAGTCTAG